In one Roseofilum capinflatum BLCC-M114 genomic region, the following are encoded:
- a CDS encoding SH3 domain-containing protein, which translates to MVGRLVSGFFQVIFGVTLAIALMLVGGLATARYFMAKMTIDPPKPEFPEAEEAKPASAPLSTPAEAQKPKEPELPEGAYKARVTWPDGLILRDAPTYEANSIGGVGYNETLYVIGESEDQVWDKVRIGSQDAWVKGGNVEKVE; encoded by the coding sequence ATGGTTGGTAGATTAGTTTCTGGATTCTTTCAAGTGATCTTCGGGGTGACGTTGGCGATCGCCCTCATGTTAGTTGGTGGATTAGCCACCGCCCGTTATTTTATGGCTAAGATGACCATCGACCCTCCCAAACCCGAATTTCCAGAGGCAGAAGAGGCTAAACCGGCTTCTGCACCCCTTTCGACTCCTGCTGAAGCCCAAAAACCGAAAGAACCGGAACTACCAGAAGGAGCGTATAAAGCGAGAGTCACTTGGCCCGATGGTTTAATCTTGCGGGATGCTCCCACTTATGAAGCCAACTCCATTGGTGGAGTGGGATACAACGAAACCTTGTATGTGATCGGAGAGAGTGAAGATCAGGTTTGGGATAAAGTCCGCATTGGCTCTCAGGATGCCTGGGTGAAGGGGGGGAATGTGGAGAAGGTGGAATAA